A stretch of the Cyprinus carpio isolate SPL01 chromosome B4, ASM1834038v1, whole genome shotgun sequence genome encodes the following:
- the LOC109094050 gene encoding zona pellucida sperm-binding protein 4-like, translating to MMAIRWCLVQVLALCAFCHAVSQWRNLPQNPQVLMYQQTDKRFQQTNQQFPQKFQLQKPVAQADPLDKCAVTDSEQIQCGQPGISATECEAINCCFNGQQCYYGKAVTVQCIRDGQFVVVVARDVTLPRLSLDSIRLLGGNDPPCSSVGSTPSFAIYQFPVTACGTSMMEDNGYVVYENRMTSSYEVGIGPFGSITRDSHFELLFQCRYSGTSVEALVVEVNTVPPPPPVAAPGPLRVELRLANGQCVTKGCAEGDEAYTSYYSDADYPVTKVLREPVYVEVRILGRTDPNLVLILGHCWATSTPSPLSLPQWDLLVDGCPYQDDRYLTTLVPVSGSSGLQFPTHYKRFIVKMFTFVDQTSLAPLQETIFIHCSTAVCQQSSGSCQQSCTRKRRDTDVKTISNEQTVVSSGEVILVMQI from the exons ATGATGGCTATAAGGTGGTGTTTGGTTCAAGTATTGGCACTGTGTGCTTTCTGTCATGCTGTTTCACAGTGGCGTAATTTGCCCCAGAACCCTCAAGTTCTGATGTATCAGCAAACTGACAAGCGGTTTCAACAGACTAATCAGCAGTTTCCTCAGAAGTTTCAGCTTCAGAAGCCAGTGGCACAGGCAGATCCCCTTGATAAATGTGCTGTAACGGATTCTGAGCAGATCCAATGTGGACAACCTGGTATCAGTGCTACTGAATGTGAAGCTATCAATTGCTGCTTTAATGGACAGCAGTGTTACTATGGGAAGGCAG TGACTGTCCAGTGTATAAGAGATGGTCAGTTTGTGGTAGTGGTGGCTAGAGATGTTACACTGCCTCGACTGAGTCTGGATTCGATCCGTCTACTGGGTGGAAATGACCCACCTTGCAGTTCTGTGGGGTCCACACCTTCCTTTGCTATATACCAGTTCCCGGTGACCGCTTGTGGCACAAGCATGATG GAGGACAATGGTTATGTGGTGTATGAGAACCGAATGACCTCCTCGTATGAAGTGGGGATTGGACCATTTGGGTCTATCACAAGGGACAGCCATTTTGA GCTTCTCTTCCAGTGTAGATACTCTGGTACTTCTGTGGAAGCTCTTGTTGTGGAGGTCAACACTGTTCCTCCACCTCCACCAGTAGCTGCCCCTGGACCCCTCAGGGTGGAGCTTAGACTGGCAAATGGCCAATGTGTTACCAAAGGGTGTGCAGAAG GGGATGAGGCCTACACGTCCTACTACAGTGATGCTGATTATCCTGTCACAAAAGTCCTGCGAGAACCAGTGTATGTTGAGGTGCGTATTTTGGGGAGGACCGACCCCAACCTTGTCCTGATATTGGGACATTGCTGGGCAACTTCAACCCCCAGCCCACTCAGTCTGCCCCAGTGGGACCTTCTGGTTGATGG ATGCCCTTACCAGGATGATCGTTATCTGACAACGTTGGTGCCAGTGTCTGGATCATCTGGTCTTCAGTTCCCAACCCACTACAAACGCTTTATTGTGAAGATGTTCACATTTGTAGATCAGACATCGCTGGCTCCTCTGCAGGAAACT ATCTTTATCCACTGTAGTACAGCAGTGTGCCAACAGTCTTCTGGCTCCTGTCAGCAAAGCTGCACCAGGAAAC GCAGAGACACTGATGTCAAGACCATCTCTAATGAGCAGACGGTAGTTTCTAGTGGAGAAGTTATTCTGGTCATGCAAATCTAG